One genomic region from Anabaena sp. PCC 7108 encodes:
- a CDS encoding S8 family serine peptidase: MSDSLDSQPTGLPAVSLEVTLQRGGEELILEKALSGFTIRPSADFPREQLSQVSWGVWQRSIPSANLELFSIQPAQLETAMSQARADENVAFASHVYKFRDNPGTYVYLSDQITIQFATWVDAAKINVVATTFHLIQDQTVLGIPNTFVFLVSKQATENPIKITNQLQRLPEVLAAEPNIFIQQEPHYKPSDSLYSQQWYLNHNGGNQLGVGSHIAVEQAWDITRGIRSVVVAVVDDSFDLNHPDFQGMGKVVAPRDLKENDFLPLPGEKETSHGTACAGIAVAEENGAGIVGVAPGCALMPIRTTGFLDDQAIEDIFNWAIDQGASVISCSWGASAVYFPLSLRQRAAITRAATRGRNGKGCVIVFAAGNANRPVDGSVDEQNWPKNILQGKTRWLSGFAIHPDVIAVSASTSLNKKAAYSNWGANISVCAPSNNAPPGMWFQEMGFVYTQPTITTSISGLGIFTTDQLGAAGYDPGNFTKNFGGTSSATPIVAGVAALILSANPDLTAQQVNRILQETTDKIVDTEADPQLGLRGGSYDTNGHCIWFGYGKVNAAKAVRAAQQLRQVVPSVSKEVRGENKAQVIIPDDDNRGIRSAIAVNQNLIIADIQVTVNITHDFLGDLEVYLIAPNNQQVLLQSRILGRRTQLQNTYTVRSHPVLKQLLSLAAKGNWQLQVIDYSPQDVGKLNSWELVIGY; this comes from the coding sequence ATGAGTGATTCCTTGGATTCTCAACCCACAGGTTTACCCGCAGTTAGCCTGGAAGTGACCTTACAACGCGGTGGAGAAGAGTTAATTCTAGAAAAAGCTTTGTCTGGCTTCACCATTCGTCCCAGTGCTGACTTTCCTCGTGAGCAATTATCTCAGGTTAGTTGGGGTGTTTGGCAGCGTAGTATACCTAGTGCCAATCTAGAACTATTCAGTATTCAACCTGCCCAGTTAGAGACAGCCATGTCTCAAGCACGGGCTGATGAAAATGTGGCTTTTGCCAGTCATGTATACAAATTTAGGGATAATCCCGGAACTTACGTTTATCTGAGTGACCAAATTACAATTCAATTTGCGACTTGGGTTGACGCGGCCAAAATCAATGTTGTTGCTACCACATTTCACTTAATACAAGATCAAACAGTATTGGGGATACCCAACACCTTTGTCTTTCTAGTCAGCAAACAAGCCACAGAAAACCCGATCAAAATTACCAATCAGTTGCAAAGACTCCCAGAAGTTTTAGCTGCTGAACCAAATATATTTATCCAACAGGAACCACATTATAAACCTAGTGATTCCCTGTATTCCCAGCAATGGTATCTCAATCATAATGGTGGTAATCAGTTGGGGGTGGGTTCTCATATTGCTGTAGAACAAGCTTGGGATATCACTCGCGGTATCCGTTCTGTAGTTGTGGCGGTGGTGGATGATTCTTTTGATTTGAATCACCCAGATTTTCAAGGTATGGGTAAAGTTGTTGCTCCCAGAGATTTGAAGGAAAATGATTTTTTACCTTTACCTGGGGAAAAAGAAACTAGTCATGGTACTGCTTGTGCGGGGATAGCTGTGGCTGAAGAAAATGGTGCGGGAATTGTCGGGGTTGCGCCTGGTTGTGCATTAATGCCGATTCGCACGACAGGATTTTTAGATGATCAAGCTATTGAGGATATATTTAATTGGGCTATTGATCAGGGTGCTAGTGTAATTTCCTGTAGCTGGGGAGCGTCTGCTGTTTATTTTCCTCTGTCTTTGCGCCAAAGAGCGGCTATTACCCGCGCTGCAACTAGGGGGCGGAATGGGAAGGGATGTGTAATTGTGTTTGCGGCTGGTAATGCGAATCGCCCAGTTGATGGTAGTGTAGATGAGCAAAATTGGCCGAAGAATATTTTACAAGGTAAGACGCGTTGGTTAAGTGGTTTTGCTATTCATCCAGATGTGATTGCGGTGTCAGCTTCTACGAGTTTGAATAAAAAAGCTGCTTATAGTAATTGGGGCGCAAATATTTCTGTGTGTGCGCCTAGTAATAATGCACCACCGGGGATGTGGTTTCAGGAAATGGGTTTTGTTTACACACAACCAACAATCACTACTTCTATTTCTGGGTTGGGAATTTTCACGACAGACCAATTGGGTGCTGCGGGTTATGATCCTGGTAACTTTACCAAAAATTTTGGCGGTACTTCTAGTGCAACTCCCATAGTGGCAGGAGTAGCGGCGTTGATTTTGTCAGCTAATCCTGATTTGACTGCTCAACAAGTTAACCGCATTTTGCAAGAAACTACGGATAAAATTGTTGATACTGAAGCAGATCCACAATTAGGTTTACGTGGGGGTAGTTATGATACTAATGGTCATTGCATTTGGTTTGGCTATGGTAAGGTTAATGCGGCTAAAGCTGTCCGTGCAGCGCAACAGTTGCGTCAAGTAGTACCCAGTGTTAGTAAAGAAGTGCGGGGGGAGAATAAAGCCCAAGTTATAATTCCTGATGATGATAACCGAGGAATTAGGAGTGCGATCGCTGTTAATCAAAATCTCATCATTGCAGATATTCAGGTGACGGTGAATATTACTCATGATTTTTTAGGGGATTTGGAAGTTTATCTGATTGCTCCCAATAATCAACAAGTTTTATTACAGAGTCGGATTTTAGGTAGACGGACTCAGTTACAAAATACCTATACAGTCCGATCTCATCCCGTTCTTAAACAATTACTTTCCTTAGCAGCTAAAGGAAATTGGCAATTACAAGTT
- a CDS encoding BolA family protein, with amino-acid sequence MITPQQVEAMIKAELPDAQVQVQDLTGGGDHYQVTVVSSQFAGKGLVQQHQLVYGALQQAMSTEAIHALALKTATPQA; translated from the coding sequence ATGATTACTCCGCAGCAGGTTGAGGCAATGATTAAGGCGGAACTGCCAGATGCTCAAGTTCAGGTACAGGACTTGACTGGTGGTGGTGATCACTATCAGGTGACAGTAGTTTCATCGCAGTTTGCAGGTAAAGGACTGGTACAACAACACCAGTTAGTTTATGGCGCGTTGCAGCAAGCTATGTCAACTGAAGCGATTCATGCGTTAGCTCTCAAAACAGCTACTCCCCAAGCTTGA
- the grxD gene encoding Grx4 family monothiol glutaredoxin, which produces MTPEVKEKIDNLVQENKIMVFMKGNKLMPQCGFSNNVVQILNTLGVPFETVDVLSDQDIRQGIKEYSNWPTIPQVYINGEFVGGSDILITLYQTGELQQKVEVALAS; this is translated from the coding sequence ATGACCCCAGAAGTTAAAGAGAAAATTGATAACTTGGTACAAGAAAACAAGATTATGGTTTTTATGAAGGGAAACAAGTTGATGCCTCAATGTGGTTTCTCCAACAATGTAGTCCAGATTCTCAATACCTTGGGAGTTCCTTTTGAGACAGTTGACGTTCTCTCCGACCAAGATATTCGTCAGGGTATTAAAGAATATTCCAACTGGCCGACAATTCCCCAAGTATATATTAATGGTGAATTTGTTGGTGGTTCTGATATTTTGATTACACTGTATCAAACTGGTGAATTGCAGCAAAAGGTAGAAGTTGCTCTAGCTTCTTAA
- a CDS encoding LeuA family protein produces the protein MIKILDSTLREGEQTPGVYFSPEKKLVIAQFLDQIGIDIIEVGNPAVDSDIALAISRISQAGLKAKIGAHSLCKIDNVQKALDCGVDFLGIFFSVSKKRLYQDYNISLEAAIEKIVEVIRFAREQQNDLLIRYTPEDTVRSPIENVIAAASAAVKAGVNIISIADTTGYTNPFDPQRSIYNYVKTLKAELKKQDLHPEIEIHCHNDKGLALANALDAYRAGIDIIDVSVMGLGERAGIVDLGELLINLREMSEEENHWQLSHLQDLYNFVSENSHIPIAPHRPITGKNTFIHYAGVHVKAVAKDEMLYQSLNPQILGKKSSLALGIQSGYTAVQLAMKQIGREELAENKELVAKILQEIKAIAKRGTPIDIEKELPEIVVRCHIKQVMAKKNVIFSYPNPQKSP, from the coding sequence ATGATTAAAATTCTTGATTCTACTCTTAGAGAAGGAGAACAAACTCCAGGAGTTTATTTTTCTCCTGAAAAAAAATTGGTAATTGCTCAGTTCTTAGACCAGATAGGAATTGATATTATTGAAGTAGGTAATCCAGCAGTTGATAGCGATATTGCTTTAGCTATTAGTCGAATTTCTCAAGCTGGTCTAAAGGCAAAAATAGGCGCTCATTCACTTTGTAAAATAGACAATGTCCAAAAAGCGCTAGATTGTGGAGTGGATTTTTTAGGAATCTTTTTTAGTGTTTCCAAAAAGCGGTTGTACCAAGATTACAACATTAGTTTAGAAGCAGCCATTGAGAAAATTGTGGAAGTGATCCGTTTTGCAAGAGAGCAGCAAAATGATTTATTGATTAGGTATACACCAGAAGATACAGTGCGCTCACCTATAGAAAATGTGATTGCAGCAGCAAGTGCAGCAGTTAAAGCCGGAGTAAATATAATTAGTATAGCTGATACAACTGGCTATACTAATCCTTTTGATCCTCAACGCAGTATTTATAATTATGTAAAAACTCTAAAAGCAGAACTAAAGAAACAGGATTTACATCCAGAAATAGAAATTCATTGCCATAATGATAAAGGTTTAGCGTTAGCAAATGCATTAGATGCATATAGAGCAGGGATTGATATTATTGACGTGAGTGTAATGGGACTAGGAGAAAGAGCAGGTATTGTGGATTTAGGAGAATTACTGATAAATTTAAGAGAAATGAGTGAGGAAGAAAATCATTGGCAACTAAGCCATTTACAGGATTTATATAATTTTGTGAGTGAAAATTCTCATATCCCAATTGCTCCTCATCGACCAATAACAGGTAAAAATACATTCATACATTATGCAGGTGTTCATGTTAAAGCTGTAGCTAAAGATGAAATGCTGTATCAAAGTTTAAATCCACAGATTCTCGGAAAAAAAAGTAGCTTGGCATTGGGAATACAATCAGGATATACTGCTGTGCAACTGGCGATGAAGCAAATTGGTAGAGAAGAATTAGCTGAAAACAAAGAGTTAGTAGCTAAGATTCTCCAGGAAATTAAAGCAATTGCTAAAAGAGGTACTCCGATTGATATTGAAAAAGAACTACCAGAAATTGTAGTTCGCTGTCATATTAAGCAGGTGATGGCTAAAAAGAATGTTATTTTTTCCTACCCAAATCCACAAAAAAGCCCCTGA
- a CDS encoding DUF6761 family protein: MLQDTQTIRYYQRLTDAFVELWNRGYRMDDMRMYLDGYLAALRQSNAIEPYLIHRLEEEASRYLYDASNFAMTQPEPERQHGYY; encoded by the coding sequence TCCGTTATTACCAAAGACTTACTGACGCCTTCGTCGAGCTATGGAATCGCGGTTATCGTATGGATGATATGCGGATGTATTTGGATGGATATCTAGCAGCGCTGAGGCAAAGTAACGCCATTGAGCCTTACCTGATTCATCGCCTAGAAGAAGAAGCTAGCCGCTATTTGTACGATGCATCAAACTTTGCCATGACACAACCAGAACCAGAAAGACAACACGGCTACTACTAA